Genomic DNA from Theileria equi strain WA chromosome 4 map unlocalized gcontig_1105316255033, whole genome shotgun sequence:
AGTTTATCAAATAGCTTTCTTCTTATTTTAGTCTTGTCTACATTTTTGCTAGGTTTAAATGTAGTCCTCAATATAATCCTTATGGGAACGCCCTTCAATTCAAATTCATCAGAAAGTGCTGCTTTTAATTGTCTCAAGTAATGCTGCGGAAATGCAGAAAATACGTTTGTCCAAAGAACAAATGTAGGTGGATTGGAACGTACCTGAGCGGCAAACTTTAGGTTTACTTTGGCACCGTCAAACCATGGAGGAGGCCACCTTGCAGTAAAAGCTCGTAACCATGCATTCAACGTGTTTGTTTCTATGGTTTGTTTGCTTCTATGTAGCAATGAATGTACAGTAGTTTTCAGTTTATTTATTGATTTTGATGTTCCTTTAGTGATAGaactggaagaagaatccaTCGGTATAGAAATTATAGGAATGGATTCAAATTCATGACTTAAGGGAGTATCATCACTCAAAGAGCATTTTTTAGATCCTTTATCTGTCAGAACAGCTATAACTATGGGTTTATTTAATCTTGTTGCCCTAGTTAACCATGCCACTTCTCTTTTAGATAATGTCACCTTTGCTGCAGTATCTCTTACGTTTCTTTCCCCTTTTGTGTAGTCTATGCAAAATACTGCAAAATCACATTTACGTAACAATGCGATGGTTTGTCTGGACGCTAACTTCCCCAAACTACCCCCCAGGTTTAATGCAGCTGTGGTCAGTAATTCTACTGGTTGTATTATATTCTCCGTTTGTAGTGTTATATTCCACttggaaaatgaagaaTGCCAATTTGGTGAGacttcatcttcttttctAGCATGTATTACACGTTCTCCGCAAAGCAAAGATACTAATCTTTCTCTTCCGCTGTCAATACTTCCTAGAATTACAATGCTTAATGGATTAACAGTAGGTTCGATAGAAATTTGAGGTTTAGAAACCTtttttttatcatctccagaCGTAGTAGTCGAAGTAAAATCGTGATCTGCATGTCCACTTTCATCCGGTGCAGATTGGCTTGTATCTTCGGGTGCATTTATCCCATCTGCTTCACCTACACAATCTTCTCTAAGGTTATTTGGGAGATATAGCTGTGCAAGTTGTTCAGCAGGTGAAAATATTGACGGGATAATGAATTTATCGTTTTCTTCTTTACTAAATGGAACTCCTCCACAAATCTTATCTAACAATTTTAACCACTGATCATTCGGCCTGTAACTACCTCTTACAGATGAACATACGCGTATGGATTTATCAATTTCATAATGTTGATCTTCGTCCTCTGCTTCATTATATGAATCTAGATTCTCAATATATGGTACATGTTGCGATAAAATTGCCATTTCTTCCAGTTTTTTGATGTCTTTATTCTTCAATTTACTTTTAATGATATTTCTGAGTTCTTCAATCCCGTGGTTTTGCTGTGCACTAACAAAAATAGGATCTCCAAAATCCAGATCGTGACATTCAGATATACAATTACCTACTCCTTCATAATATTCTACTGAGTCTTTTTTCTCAAGTTTGTTTACTATCAATTTAACTTCTGGATTATTAGAAGATTCCATAACCCATCTTCTGATCTTAGAACTCATCTGTATGTCCAAAGGGGTTACACCTTCCTTCCCATCTAGAACAAAAAAAACTAAATTGGAATTTTTAACTGCTGAACAGGCATCTTGTTCTATTTTCTCCACCAGAGAAGTGCAATTTGCGTAATTCTTGGAATCAATCTCCCTGAG
This window encodes:
- a CDS encoding conserved hypothetical protein (encoded by transcript BEWA_015150A), whose amino-acid sequence is MLIALVGRSNVGKSSLFNALITRVGGISNIFNSVVSDKPGTTRDAKHGRFYLLGNKITLIDTGGIEHSFLREIDSKNYANCTSLVEKIEQDACSAVKNSNLVFFVLDGKEGVTPLDIQMSSKIRRWVMESSNNPEVKLIVNKLEKKDSVEYYEGVGNCISECHDLDFGDPIFVSAQQNHGIEELRNIIKSKLKNKDIKKLEEMAILSQHVPYIENLDSYNEAEDEDQHYEIDKSIRVCSSVRGSYRPNDQWLKLLDKICGGVPFSKEENDKFIIPSIFSPAEQLAQLYLPNNLREDCVGEADGINAPEDTSQSAPDESGHADHDFTSTTTSGDDKKKVSKPQISIEPTVNPLSIVILGSIDSGRERLVSLLCGERVIHARKEDEVSPNWHSSFSKWNITLQTENIIQPVELLTTAALNLGGSLGKLASRQTIALLRKCDFAVFCIDYTKGERNVRDTAAKVTLSKREVAWLTRATRLNKPIVIAVLTDKGSKKCSLSDDTPLSHEFESIPIISIPMDSSSSSITKGTSKSINKLKTTVHSLLHRSKQTIETNTLNAWLRAFTARWPPPWFDGAKVNLKFAAQVRSNPPTFVLWTNVFSAFPQHYLRQLKAALSDEFELKGVPIRIILRTTFKPSKNVDKTKIRRKLFDKL